The Sulfurimonas sp. HSL-1716 sequence TCTATAGTGATTGATGATACTATTCACATGTTTAATTCACACATCATTCACATAAGGCAATTTATGAATATCGGCGAAAAAGTTCTTCTTAAACTCAAAGAGGAGATACCCCAGATCGAATATGACAGATATATAAAACAACTTTTCTTCGATGAAAAAAGATCGAGCAGCGATAACGCCGTATACTATGCACCCAACACTTTGATAGCAAACTATATAAAAACAAAATATAGTGAAAAGATCTCTCATCTTTTTGAAGTATACGGTTCAAACAAGGTCCATGTGATAATAACTCTAAAATCCAAAATCGACGCGTCCGTAAAGGCGGCAAAAAATGTTGTCGATAAAGAGAAGATAAAACACTCTCTGCTCAATCCTTCTCATACATTCGATAACTTTGTCGTAGGAGGCTCCAATCAGTTCGCTTATGCAGCAGCAAAAAGCGTAAGTGAAAAACCGGGAGATATCTATAACCCTCTTTTCATCTACGGCGGCGTTGGGATCGGAAAAACCCACCTTATGCAGGCGGTAGGAAACGTACTGCAAAATCAGGGTAAAAACGTTATCTATACATCCGTCGAACAGTTCTTAAACGACTTCCTGCGCCACCTTAGAAACGGAAATATGGACAGATTCAAAGACAAGTACAGAAAATGTGATGTCCTGCTCATTGACGATATTCAGTTTTTGAGCAACAAAGATTCTTTGCAAGAGGAGTTCTTTCACACGTTTGAAGCGCTGAAAAACGACAAAAAGCAGATCATCATCACGTCGGATAAACATCCAAAACAGATAGGGGGTCTTGAAGAGAGGCTTAAAAGCCGCTTTGAATGGGGTCTTATAGCAGATATCCAGCCGCCGGAACTCGAAACGAAGATCAACATCATCAAGAAAAAATGCGAGATCAACCGTATTAAGCTCAATAACGATGTTATCAACTACATCGCAACCATCATAGAGAACAATGCACGTGAAATAGAGGGCATACTCTCAAAGCTTCATGCCTATGCAAAACTGATGAATATCGATATCAATATCGAATTTGCCAAGAACGTTCTAAAAGAGCAGCAGCGTGAAAACCGTGCAAACATTACGATCGACCTTATTATGGACATCGTAGCAAAAGAGTTAAACGTGAAACCAAGCGAGATCAAATCAAAGAGCAGATCCAGAAACATCGTCTATGCGAGACGCATCGCTATCTATTTATGCCGCGATCTCACCACAAACTCTATGCCTCAGCTTGCTCAATATTTCGGAATGAAAGACCATACGGCCATCTCACACACTATGAAAAAAATAAACGAGCTTATCAAAAACGATGAAGATTTCAGAACAAAAATAGAGGAATTAAACAACAAAATAAAATCCACATCGTAATTAAAAAGATTTAGTTGTAAGCTTGGAGAAAAAAAAGATATAATTTGTACAGTGAAAAGATGTGAAAGATACCTGTATGTAGATTCACATGGATGCGTTGCCGTATATTGGGTTGTTGCCGATTTATTCACATACTCACAACCCTCTACTACTACGTACTAAAAATTTAAAAATAAATAGGAAAATTAGATGAAAATCACAATAGCCAAATCTATCCTGGAAAATATACTAATATCCTCTCAGCCGTTTCTAGAAAAAAAAGATACTTCACAGATAACATCCCATGTCTACATAAAAGTCCAAAACTCTGTTTTAACTTTAAAAGCCACCGATTATGAGATAGGTCTGGACGTGAGCGTTGAGCAGATAAACTCGATAGAAGACGGAGAGGTAACCGCAAACGGTAAAAAACTACTGGATATCATCAGAATACTAAAAGACTCTGATGTCACCTTAGAAACTAAAAATGATATTCTTCATATCTCTCAAGCCAGTTCAAACTTCAAACTTCCTACATTTTTATCGAATGAATTTCCTTTGTTTCCGAACTACGAAGGAAAACCAAAAATATCCATCGATTCACATACATTGATAGAATCACTCAAAAAAATAACGCCTGCCATCGATTCAAATAATCCTAAATTTGAACTAAACGGCGCATTGATAGATATTAAAAACGACAGCATCGCTTTTGTTTCTACAGATACCAGACGTCTGGCACTCGTAAATATCAATAACTCTACACAAAACGTGCTCTCTATTATTATTCCTAAAAAAGCTATCATAGAGATACAAAAACTATTTTTCGATAATATAGAGATCTATTATGATAATACTTATCTTATCATTCGTTCCGATCAATACACTTTCTATACGAAACTGATAAACGGAAAATTCCCTGATTATTCAAGGATTATCCCTAAAGAGATAGCAAAAAATATCCTGCTTCCAAAATCGATCATAATCGATTCTATCAAACAGATAACGACTATCTCAAATGATATGAAGCTGACTCTGCATAAAGATAAAATAATCTTTGAAAGTTTAAGCAACGACAATATCGAAGCAAAAACAGAAATATCTCATACCACCGGTTTTGACGAGCCGTTCATATTGGCAGTCAACAGCAGATATATTTTGGATTTTCTGGCACAGATCAATAACCAGGAATTCACGCTTGGCTTGAACGATTCCAATTTGCCTTTTGTTTTAACAGACGATAATTTTAAAACGATCGTAATGCCTATAGTCATATAAATCTTCCCAAAAGAGTCTCTATAGGGACTCTTTTCTTACAACTTGTCATAAAAAATCAATTTCTTAGCAATTTTTAGATAAAATAAAAACAATTTATACTCTTTGGAGCAGATATGGAACAAAATTACGGTGCAAGTAACATTAAAGTTTTAAAAGGACTCGAAGCTGTAAGAAAACGTCCGGGTATGTATATCGGTGATACAGGTCACCGCGGACTTCACCATTTAGTATATGAGGTCATTGACAACTCGATCGATGAGGCGATGGCAGGATATTGTGATACGATCACTGTAGAGCTTACTAAAGCTGGTACTGCAAGAATATCGGATAACGGACGCGGTATTCCTACAGGAATGCATCCCACTGAAGGGATATCGGCAGCTACGGTCGTCTTAACGGTATTACATGCCGGAGGAAAGTTCGATAAAGACACATATAAAGTTTCAGGAGGTCTTCACGGAGTAGGTGTTTCTGTCGTAAATGCCTTATCTGCAGACTTGAAAATGACCATTCATAGAGACGGTCAGATACACTATCAGGAGTTTAAATCGGGTATTCCGCAAAAGCCTTTAGAGGTTACGGGAACTACACGCAAACACGGAACTACCATAGAGTTTTTACCGGATTCTACGATCTTTACAGAAACCATAAACTTTGAATACGAATACCTTTCACGCCGTTTTAAAGAGCTTGCATATCTGAACCCAAAAATAAAAATAATATTTATAGATGAAAGAGAAGATAAAAAAGAGGAATATCATTTTGAAGGCGGTATAACTCAGTTTGTCGAAGATCTGAATAAAAAAGAAAAAGTTGCATCTGCATACGAATATAATGAGAAAATAGAAGATATTGAAGTAGATATCGCTTTCATGTATAACGACGGTTATGATGAAAAGGTTTACAGTTTTGTCAATAATATCCGTACTCCAAACGGCGGAACGCATGAAGCCGGTTTCCGCGCCGCACTTACACGTGTCATTTCAAACTATAACACTAAAAACGGAAACGCAAAAGAGAAAGATGTCAAAATAAGCGGTGAAGATGCTTCTGAAGGTCTGATCGCCATTATATCCGCTCGCGTTCCCGAGCCTCAGTTCGAAGGTCAGACAAAAGGAAAACTCGGAAATACGTACGTAAGACCTCTGGTACAAAAGGTCACATACGAAAAACTAAGCAAGTATTTTGAAGAGAATCCGATCGAAGCTAAAGCGATAGTACAAAAATCACTTTTAGCGGCAAAAGGACGCGAAGCTGCTAAAAAGGCGCGTGATCTGACCCGTAGAAAAGATTCTATGAGTGTCGGTACGCTTCCAGGAAAACTTGCCGATTGTCAAAGCAAAGACGCTACAATCTCCGAACTTTATCTGGTGGAAGGGGATTCTGCCGGAGGTTCTGCAAAACAGGGACGCGACAGAGTTTTTCAAGCGATCCTGCCTCTTAAAGGTAAGATACTTAATGTCGAAAAAGCAAGACTCGACAAGATACTTAAATCCGAAGAGATCACAAATATGATCACGGCTCTTGGCTGCGGAATAGGCGATGAATATAACGAAGAGAAACTTCGTTACCATAAGATCATCATTATGACCGATGCCGATGTTGATGGTTCGCATATTCAAACATTGCTTCTGACGTTTTTCTTCCGCCATTTCCGCCATATCGTAGAGAACGGCTATCTCTATCTTGCACAGCCTCCTCTTTACAGATATAAAAAAGGTAAAAAAGAGATCTATTTTAAAGACGACAGACATATGAACGATTTCTTGATCGAAAACGGTGTCGAATCTTATCCTATCGAAGGGATAGGTCAAAACGATCTTATCGCGTTTTTTAAAATGGTAGATCATTATAAAACTTCGCTGGACGCTTTAAAACGCAGATATGCATTGATCGATCTTATCCGACATTTCATAGAAAACCCGGATCTTATCGGACTTCCTACAAAAGAGATGTTTGAAAAAGTAAAAGAGTTTTTGGAAGTTAACAGTAACAATCTTCTGACATATTCTATTTCAGAAGATCAGATCCATATATTTGTCCAGACAAAAGGCGGTATGGAAGAGCTGATCATAAATGACGACCTCTTTTCGGCTCCTTATTTCAATGAAGCGAACTATATCTATCAAAAAATAAAAGACTGG is a genomic window containing:
- the dnaN gene encoding DNA polymerase III subunit beta; the encoded protein is MKITIAKSILENILISSQPFLEKKDTSQITSHVYIKVQNSVLTLKATDYEIGLDVSVEQINSIEDGEVTANGKKLLDIIRILKDSDVTLETKNDILHISQASSNFKLPTFLSNEFPLFPNYEGKPKISIDSHTLIESLKKITPAIDSNNPKFELNGALIDIKNDSIAFVSTDTRRLALVNINNSTQNVLSIIIPKKAIIEIQKLFFDNIEIYYDNTYLIIRSDQYTFYTKLINGKFPDYSRIIPKEIAKNILLPKSIIIDSIKQITTISNDMKLTLHKDKIIFESLSNDNIEAKTEISHTTGFDEPFILAVNSRYILDFLAQINNQEFTLGLNDSNLPFVLTDDNFKTIVMPIVI
- the gyrB gene encoding DNA topoisomerase (ATP-hydrolyzing) subunit B — encoded protein: MEQNYGASNIKVLKGLEAVRKRPGMYIGDTGHRGLHHLVYEVIDNSIDEAMAGYCDTITVELTKAGTARISDNGRGIPTGMHPTEGISAATVVLTVLHAGGKFDKDTYKVSGGLHGVGVSVVNALSADLKMTIHRDGQIHYQEFKSGIPQKPLEVTGTTRKHGTTIEFLPDSTIFTETINFEYEYLSRRFKELAYLNPKIKIIFIDEREDKKEEYHFEGGITQFVEDLNKKEKVASAYEYNEKIEDIEVDIAFMYNDGYDEKVYSFVNNIRTPNGGTHEAGFRAALTRVISNYNTKNGNAKEKDVKISGEDASEGLIAIISARVPEPQFEGQTKGKLGNTYVRPLVQKVTYEKLSKYFEENPIEAKAIVQKSLLAAKGREAAKKARDLTRRKDSMSVGTLPGKLADCQSKDATISELYLVEGDSAGGSAKQGRDRVFQAILPLKGKILNVEKARLDKILKSEEITNMITALGCGIGDEYNEEKLRYHKIIIMTDADVDGSHIQTLLLTFFFRHFRHIVENGYLYLAQPPLYRYKKGKKEIYFKDDRHMNDFLIENGVESYPIEGIGQNDLIAFFKMVDHYKTSLDALKRRYALIDLIRHFIENPDLIGLPTKEMFEKVKEFLEVNSNNLLTYSISEDQIHIFVQTKGGMEELIINDDLFSAPYFNEANYIYQKIKDWDIKIEGDLIKVLEEVKDFAKKGSYIQRYKGLGEMNPEQLWETTMTPENRVLLRVTIEDAELASDTFTLFMGDEVEPRRNYIETHAKDVKHLDV
- the dnaA gene encoding chromosomal replication initiator protein DnaA, yielding MNIGEKVLLKLKEEIPQIEYDRYIKQLFFDEKRSSSDNAVYYAPNTLIANYIKTKYSEKISHLFEVYGSNKVHVIITLKSKIDASVKAAKNVVDKEKIKHSLLNPSHTFDNFVVGGSNQFAYAAAKSVSEKPGDIYNPLFIYGGVGIGKTHLMQAVGNVLQNQGKNVIYTSVEQFLNDFLRHLRNGNMDRFKDKYRKCDVLLIDDIQFLSNKDSLQEEFFHTFEALKNDKKQIIITSDKHPKQIGGLEERLKSRFEWGLIADIQPPELETKINIIKKKCEINRIKLNNDVINYIATIIENNAREIEGILSKLHAYAKLMNIDINIEFAKNVLKEQQRENRANITIDLIMDIVAKELNVKPSEIKSKSRSRNIVYARRIAIYLCRDLTTNSMPQLAQYFGMKDHTAISHTMKKINELIKNDEDFRTKIEELNNKIKSTS